A stretch of Methanobrevibacter sp. DNA encodes these proteins:
- a CDS encoding cation-translocating P-type ATPase translates to MNIKKIFSNNNEKTFIDFKRPNLRVKDFFQDGEKRDIVFILISIVSAILSVIGTDLFRFDLIWIAIIFCGFPIFKEAIMGLYRDFDIRADVLVSVGIISSILIGELFAAGVIAIIMAIGGFLEEYTVSKTKAGIKKLIDLNPSNCTLVINYNRTNENEIVVPSNLIKAGDIIKVVPGETVPVDGVIISGESSIDQSLLTGESIPIDKIVGDEVFSGTINLFGSFIMKATKKGEDSSLQKLIKLVESANPENAKVVRAADKWATLIVVIAFICAVLTLIFTGEIIRAVTVLVVFCPCALILATPTAIMASIGNLTKVGILVKEGISIEKLAKIDQMIFDKTGTLTYGKPVVTKILKYEEEISEKDLIHLLASLESPSEHPLAKAIVKYYKNNNKENLEKVSNFEMIIGKGVKANLNDSILCAGNVDFLNSLDIDIPNDFIDENISECLSIGSTPIYLGRDGKLLGAVILSDILRDDAAELINQLDKLGISSTLLTGDNRNAAEHIASELAIDDLKYDCMPEDKISKIKDFQSGNHMVAMIGDGINDAPALRQADIGISMGGVGSDISIEASDVCLVSDDIKHIPHLIALSRKTIKTINIGIAFALGLNIIATILAALGYLGPIGGAFVHNIGSVIVVIYSSLLLRFQY, encoded by the coding sequence ATGAATATCAAAAAAATTTTCTCTAACAATAATGAAAAAACTTTTATTGATTTTAAAAGACCTAATTTAAGAGTTAAAGACTTCTTCCAAGATGGAGAAAAGAGAGACATTGTATTTATTTTAATTTCCATTGTCTCAGCAATATTAAGTGTAATAGGAACAGACCTATTTAGATTTGATTTAATTTGGATAGCAATAATATTTTGTGGTTTTCCAATATTTAAAGAAGCAATAATGGGTCTTTACAGAGATTTTGACATAAGAGCAGATGTTCTTGTATCTGTTGGAATAATTTCTTCAATTCTCATTGGGGAATTATTTGCAGCAGGAGTTATTGCTATTATTATGGCAATTGGTGGTTTTTTAGAAGAGTATACTGTTTCTAAAACAAAAGCAGGAATTAAAAAGCTCATTGATTTGAATCCTAGCAATTGTACTCTAGTAATAAATTATAACAGAACAAATGAAAATGAAATAGTTGTTCCATCTAATTTGATTAAAGCAGGAGATATTATAAAGGTTGTTCCAGGTGAAACTGTCCCAGTTGATGGTGTGATAATTAGCGGAGAATCTTCAATAGATCAATCTTTACTAACTGGGGAGTCTATACCTATAGACAAGATAGTTGGTGATGAAGTTTTTAGTGGAACTATAAACCTTTTTGGTTCTTTTATAATGAAAGCTACTAAAAAAGGAGAGGACAGCTCTCTTCAAAAGCTAATTAAATTGGTCGAATCTGCAAATCCGGAAAATGCAAAAGTTGTTAGGGCCGCAGATAAATGGGCAACTTTAATAGTTGTTATTGCATTTATTTGTGCAGTTTTAACATTAATCTTTACAGGGGAGATTATTCGTGCTGTTACTGTTTTAGTAGTATTCTGCCCTTGTGCATTGATATTGGCTACTCCAACAGCTATCATGGCATCAATTGGTAATTTAACTAAAGTAGGGATTTTAGTTAAAGAGGGAATTTCTATAGAGAAACTGGCAAAAATAGATCAAATGATCTTTGATAAAACAGGCACCTTAACTTATGGCAAACCAGTTGTTACAAAAATACTAAAGTATGAGGAAGAAATAAGTGAAAAAGACTTAATTCATTTGCTTGCTTCATTGGAAAGTCCTTCTGAGCATCCTTTAGCTAAAGCAATTGTAAAATATTATAAGAATAATAATAAGGAAAACCTAGAAAAAGTATCCAATTTTGAAATGATTATTGGAAAAGGAGTAAAGGCTAATTTAAATGATAGTATTCTTTGTGCAGGTAATGTGGATTTCTTAAATTCATTAGATATTGATATTCCTAATGATTTCATAGATGAAAATATCTCAGAATGTTTAAGTATTGGATCAACTCCAATCTACCTTGGAAGAGATGGAAAATTATTAGGGGCAGTGATACTATCTGATATTTTAAGAGATGATGCAGCGGAGCTTATTAATCAATTGGATAAATTAGGTATAAGTTCTACTTTACTCACTGGAGATAATAGGAATGCTGCAGAACATATTGCTTCAGAGCTTGCTATTGATGATTTAAAATATGATTGCATGCCTGAAGACAAGATTTCTAAAATTAAGGATTTCCAATCTGGCAATCATATGGTTGCAATGATTGGGGATGGAATAAATGATGCTCCTGCTTTAAGACAAGCAGATATTGGTATTTCTATGGGTGGTGTAGGTAGTGATATCTCAATTGAAGCATCCGATGTTTGTCTAGTTAGTGATGACATTAAGCATATTCCACATTTAATTGCACTTTCTAGAAAAACTATCAAGACAATTAATATTGGAATTGCATTCGCTTTAGGTTTAAATATCATAGCTACAATACTTGCGGCATTAGGATATTTAGGTCCAATTGGCGGCGCATTTGTTCATAATATTGGTTCTGTAATAGTTGTTATTTATTCATCTTTGCTTTTAAGATTCCAGTATTAA
- a CDS encoding ABC transporter permease subunit — MFSITYFNYLVKSNFKFLVAFTLILCAFLTVICNVFTPETISGISNTTQGTIASNILTGNGTLVGFMSNSFYALMAIVFPMVYSILVANRMIAQKVDTGSMASFLSTPMSRYKLTITSAAYLILSLIVMWAVASIVGILAANTFQPDALDIDTFLMLNVGVFLYHFAISSISFCASCIFNTSKNSLIIGGGLPLMFFVISLLMKIDDSLEFLEYFTLNTLFDPANIVNNSGYSQEFMIMALIGIILYIIGILVFQRKDLPL, encoded by the coding sequence ATGTTTAGCATTACATACTTTAACTATTTGGTAAAATCCAATTTTAAATTTTTAGTGGCCTTCACCCTTATACTTTGTGCTTTTTTAACTGTAATATGTAATGTTTTCACACCTGAAACCATTAGCGGTATAAGCAACACTACACAGGGAACAATTGCTTCTAATATTCTAACTGGTAATGGTACATTGGTGGGATTCATGTCAAATTCATTCTATGCTCTCATGGCGATTGTCTTTCCAATGGTCTATTCAATCCTTGTTGCAAATAGGATGATAGCCCAAAAGGTAGATACTGGAAGCATGGCAAGTTTCCTATCCACACCTATGAGCAGATATAAACTCACAATTACCAGTGCAGCATATTTGATTTTATCTTTAATAGTGATGTGGGCAGTAGCATCAATAGTAGGAATTCTTGCTGCAAACACATTCCAGCCAGATGCATTGGATATTGATACATTTTTAATGCTTAATGTAGGAGTTTTCCTATATCATTTCGCTATAAGTTCAATAAGCTTTTGCGCTTCATGCATATTCAACACATCCAAGAATTCATTGATAATTGGTGGTGGATTGCCTCTTATGTTCTTTGTAATTAGCTTATTGATGAAAATTGATGATTCATTGGAGTTCCTTGAATATTTCACATTAAATACCTTATTTGATCCGGCAAATATAGTGAATAATAGTGGATATAGTCAGGAATTTATGATTATGGCTTTAATAGGGATAATATTATACATTATAGGAATATTAGTCTTCCAAAGGAAGGATTTGCCATTATAG
- a CDS encoding DUF2284 domain-containing protein: MISLDELKEEIYDLTKDYKNFKFEYIDTGTIVVEPWTRLKCQFGCPNYGRTLVCPPYTPKAEEFLGMVNSYKTAILFEISLASIEDDIGGITKISVDIENLCAHFGYYKAFGMGAGPCMVCKSKGEECNLEECRYPNEARPSGEACGIDIHKTIENNGYEILGIDEENNSYFCYGIVLLE, encoded by the coding sequence ATGATTAGTTTAGATGAATTGAAAGAAGAAATCTATGATTTAACAAAGGATTATAAAAACTTTAAATTTGAATATATTGACACAGGCACTATTGTAGTGGAACCTTGGACAAGACTGAAATGTCAATTTGGATGTCCGAATTATGGCAGAACATTGGTGTGTCCGCCATACACCCCAAAGGCAGAAGAATTTCTTGGAATGGTGAATTCATATAAAACAGCTATTTTATTTGAAATCAGTTTAGCCTCTATTGAAGATGATATTGGGGGAATAACTAAAATATCTGTTGATATAGAAAATCTTTGTGCTCATTTTGGATATTATAAAGCATTTGGAATGGGTGCTGGTCCTTGCATGGTCTGCAAATCTAAAGGTGAGGAATGTAATCTGGAGGAATGCAGGTATCCAAATGAAGCTCGCCCATCAGGTGAAGCTTGTGGTATAGACATTCATAAAACCATTGAAAACAATGGATATGAAATTTTAGGAATAGATGAAGAGAATAACAGCTATTTCTGTTATGGCATAGTTTTATTAGAATAA
- a CDS encoding ATP-binding cassette domain-containing protein, with the protein MQVISIENFTKDYGDNKGVFDVSLSIEEGEVYGYLGPNGAGKSTTLRHLMGFSKPDLGNLSISDLDCWKDKTTIKKDVGYLPGEIALPDDMTGIEYLKLIDKLRKTNDLTYANELIEYFEIDTSVKIKSMSKGMKQKIAIIMAFMHNPQILLLDEPTSGLDPLMQEKFIKLIKSEKQKGKTIILSSHIFEEISKLCDRVGIIRKGRLIKEVVMEDLKHSENKTYKIEFKNEDDFNKIMNLYPDAQFEASKNQALISIVDSEINDLISNLASCDLLFLKEEKHTLEEYFMKFYEGDDNV; encoded by the coding sequence ATGCAGGTTATTTCTATTGAAAATTTCACAAAGGATTATGGGGATAATAAAGGTGTTTTTGATGTATCCCTTTCTATTGAAGAAGGGGAGGTCTATGGTTATTTAGGTCCTAATGGTGCAGGAAAATCAACAACATTAAGGCATTTGATGGGCTTTAGCAAGCCGGATTTAGGCAATTTGTCCATAAGTGATTTAGACTGCTGGAAAGATAAAACAACCATTAAAAAAGATGTAGGTTACTTGCCTGGTGAGATTGCATTGCCTGATGACATGACTGGAATTGAATACTTAAAATTGATAGATAAGCTCAGAAAGACAAATGATTTGACTTATGCAAATGAATTGATTGAATATTTTGAAATCGACACATCTGTGAAAATCAAAAGCATGAGTAAAGGAATGAAACAGAAGATTGCAATTATAATGGCTTTCATGCATAATCCTCAAATATTGCTTTTAGATGAACCTACTAGTGGTCTTGATCCATTGATGCAAGAAAAATTTATTAAATTGATTAAAAGTGAAAAGCAAAAAGGCAAGACAATAATCCTGTCTTCACATATCTTTGAGGAAATCAGCAAATTGTGTGATAGAGTTGGAATCATTAGAAAAGGCAGATTAATAAAAGAAGTGGTTATGGAAGATTTAAAGCATTCTGAAAACAAAACTTACAAAATAGAATTTAAAAATGAGGATGATTTCAATAAAATTATGAACCTGTACCCTGATGCGCAATTTGAAGCAAGCAAAAATCAAGCTTTGATTTCAATTGTGGATAGTGAAATCAATGATCTTATTTCAAATTTGGCTTCCTGTGATTTGCTCTTCCTTAAAGAGGAAAAACATACATTGGAAGAATATTTCATGAAATTTTATGAGGGTGATGATAATGTTTAG
- a CDS encoding serine protein kinase RIO, whose protein sequence is MDENPRVAKADAEVQKLISQKRIKDSDDRKVSSEIFDKATLQVLYKLANQGYLDVLNGAISTGKEANVLKGIKDDGSIVAVKIYRIATSDFKKMQYYIAGDPRFNVRSSNKRQLINNWVNKEYRNLTRLRDAGVKVPEAITSLNNVLIIEFIGDGAGNPSPTVKNLPPQDPNDFYEKLVDQMDKFINKANLIHGDLSSYNILNHYEQPVIIDVSQSVVKDHIIARELLERDIKNISFEFSKMGVDTSIEDLTNRLIKD, encoded by the coding sequence ATGGATGAAAATCCAAGAGTGGCTAAGGCGGATGCAGAAGTTCAAAAGTTGATTTCCCAAAAGAGAATCAAGGATTCTGATGATAGGAAGGTATCCAGTGAAATATTCGACAAGGCAACATTGCAGGTACTTTACAAATTGGCCAATCAGGGTTATTTGGATGTCTTGAATGGTGCCATAAGCACTGGAAAGGAAGCCAATGTATTGAAGGGAATAAAAGATGACGGTTCAATTGTTGCTGTCAAGATTTATAGGATAGCCACTTCCGATTTTAAGAAAATGCAATATTACATTGCGGGAGACCCTCGTTTCAATGTGAGGTCAAGCAATAAAAGGCAATTGATCAATAATTGGGTCAATAAGGAATATAGGAATCTGACAAGGCTTAGGGATGCAGGAGTAAAGGTTCCAGAGGCAATAACAAGCCTGAACAATGTATTGATAATTGAATTCATTGGCGATGGTGCTGGAAATCCTTCACCAACCGTTAAGAACTTGCCTCCTCAAGATCCAAATGACTTTTATGAGAAGTTGGTGGACCAGATGGATAAGTTCATCAATAAGGCAAATCTGATTCATGGTGACCTGTCAAGCTATAATATTCTAAATCATTATGAACAGCCTGTGATTATTGATGTTTCCCAATCTGTTGTAAAGGACCACATAATTGCAAGGGAATTGCTTGAAAGGGACATCAAGAACATCAGCTTTGAATTTTCAAAAATGGGTGTGGACACTTCCATTGAAGACTTGACTAATCGTTTGATTAAAGACTAA
- a CDS encoding phosphorylating glyceraldehyde-3-phosphate dehydrogenase, translated as MKSVAINGFGTIGKRVADAVAAQDDMKVIGVSKTRPNFEAKTAVEEKGYPLYIGIPEREPLFKEAGIEIAGTVEDMIQEADIVVDCTPGNIGPQNLEMYKKAGVKAIYQGGEDHELTGLSFNSFANYDDSYGADYARVVSCNTTGLTRTLHTLNPLVDIKKVRAVMVRRGSDPSEIKKGPINAIVPNPPKVPSHHGPDVQTVMKGIDVTTMALLVPTTLMHQHNLMVEIGNEVTPDEVIDALEKRSRVMVVEAAAGLDSTAALMEYAKDLGRSRNDLYEIPVWKESINVVDNELFYMQAVHQESDVVPENVDAIRAMLEMESDNEKSIAKTNKAMGIF; from the coding sequence ATGAAATCTGTAGCTATTAATGGATTTGGAACTATTGGTAAGAGAGTGGCTGATGCTGTAGCCGCTCAAGATGACATGAAAGTTATTGGTGTAAGCAAGACCAGACCAAACTTTGAAGCAAAGACTGCTGTAGAGGAAAAAGGATATCCTTTATACATCGGAATTCCTGAAAGGGAACCTCTCTTTAAGGAAGCGGGAATTGAAATTGCAGGTACTGTTGAAGACATGATTCAGGAAGCGGATATTGTAGTTGACTGTACTCCTGGAAACATCGGACCTCAAAACCTTGAAATGTATAAGAAAGCTGGTGTAAAGGCAATTTACCAAGGTGGAGAAGACCATGAACTGACCGGATTGTCCTTCAACTCATTTGCTAACTATGATGATTCATACGGTGCGGACTATGCAAGAGTGGTATCCTGTAACACTACCGGTTTAACCCGTACCTTACACACTCTTAATCCATTAGTTGATATTAAAAAAGTCCGTGCTGTAATGGTTAGAAGAGGATCTGACCCATCTGAAATCAAGAAAGGTCCTATCAACGCTATTGTTCCTAACCCTCCAAAAGTGCCTTCTCACCACGGTCCTGATGTACAGACTGTAATGAAAGGCATTGATGTCACTACAATGGCATTGCTCGTTCCTACCACTTTAATGCACCAACACAACCTCATGGTTGAGATTGGCAATGAAGTCACTCCAGATGAAGTCATTGATGCACTTGAAAAACGTTCCAGAGTTATGGTGGTTGAAGCGGCAGCAGGATTAGACTCAACTGCAGCCCTTATGGAATATGCTAAAGATTTAGGAAGAAGCAGAAACGATTTATATGAGATTCCAGTATGGAAAGAATCCATCAATGTTGTAGACAATGAATTGTTCTACATGCAAGCGGTACACCAAGAATCCGATGTAGTGCCTGAAAACGTGGATGCTATCCGTGCAATGTTGGAAATGGAATCCGACAATGAAAAATCCATTGCTAAGACCAACAAGGCTATGGGAATTTTCTAA
- a CDS encoding metal-sensing transcriptional repressor, whose amino-acid sequence MKQCMDLDNLHRRINKIIGQLNAIDRMIEEDIPCENILMQVNASKSALHKVGSIIVEGHLENCIRNAIEAGESDEAINDVSTILEYYSRL is encoded by the coding sequence TTGAAACAATGTATGGATTTGGATAATCTTCATAGAAGAATAAACAAAATTATCGGTCAATTAAATGCTATTGATCGTATGATAGAGGAAGATATTCCTTGTGAGAATATTTTAATGCAAGTAAACGCTTCCAAATCTGCTTTACACAAAGTAGGATCTATTATAGTAGAAGGACACCTCGAAAATTGTATTAGAAATGCAATTGAAGCTGGTGAGAGTGATGAAGCAATAAATGATGTTTCTACAATATTGGAATATTATTCAAGATTATAA
- a CDS encoding KH domain-containing protein, translating into MPETDYLKVPADRVGALIGTKGETKQLIENATNTHLDIDSEDCTVAIYPNENMEDPLGVWKANHIVKAIARGFNPRVALKLNKDDIYLEIIKLPLYVGKSKKAMARYKGRIIGKDGKTREIIVDMAEVDMAIYGKTVSLIGELESVMIAKEAVEMILNGSRHKSVYAFLENKKNERKMKEFKEVVGIERDEIQFRDDLD; encoded by the coding sequence TTGCCGGAAACCGATTATCTCAAAGTTCCTGCAGATAGAGTGGGTGCTTTGATTGGAACAAAAGGAGAAACCAAACAATTAATTGAAAATGCAACCAATACTCATTTGGATATTGATAGTGAGGACTGTACTGTAGCTATTTATCCTAATGAAAATATGGAAGATCCTCTTGGTGTATGGAAAGCAAATCATATTGTAAAAGCTATTGCTCGTGGATTCAATCCTCGTGTAGCATTAAAATTAAATAAGGATGACATTTATTTGGAAATAATCAAATTGCCTTTGTATGTAGGCAAATCCAAAAAGGCGATGGCAAGATACAAGGGCAGAATCATTGGAAAAGATGGAAAAACCAGAGAGATAATTGTAGATATGGCTGAAGTGGATATGGCTATTTATGGCAAGACTGTTTCATTGATCGGCGAACTTGAAAGTGTGATGATTGCTAAGGAAGCAGTTGAAATGATTCTCAATGGATCAAGGCATAAATCCGTCTATGCATTTTTGGAAAATAAGAAGAACGAACGTAAAATGAAAGAGTTCAAGGAAGTCGTTGGAATTGAAAGGGATGAGATTCAATTCCGTGATGACTTAGACTAA
- the top6B gene encoding DNA topoisomerase VI subunit B, with protein sequence MSQQAQELFENFDQLTPSEFFRKNKQMLGFSGKIRSLTIVFHELITNSFDAAEEAGILPEIRIDLKQLGKEHYLLRHSDNGPGIPEEFVTQVYCQMFAGSKFRNIQSRGQQGLGCSGCVLLSQMTTGESTHVISGWREDGELKGVKMEFKMDVKNNVGDVIKTEHFTPESTGVCIQLHFKEVSYSLAEQGAFEYIRRTMIANPHAKITFRDPKGHKYIFKRAAEIVPVLPKEVLPHPKGVTADDITHIAKTTDKRNFKSMLTTSLSRMSSKKIKELQDITGIDMKKRPKNMTWAEAEAIVEAFGKMKFMAPPTSGLIPIGEEQIEKGMKLILKPEFITTITRTPVTYKGGVAFIVEAGIAYGGDAGRIVNEQRKSEILRFANRVPLTFDAGSCAITEALKSIDWRRYGLRDLDNTPLTLFVNIISTQVPYLSTGKQSIAPEPEIVHEIRQATMKIARKLQRHIRSKKAEKEKAMRSKIFEDYVPVIIEEAASLAETEVPDYKPVLAKVTRRALAELMGEKVEEEIEEEDYVDSLLEELDEFGHVVDKEHSSRKDRVQESDLDEAFLDDEKPRKKKSKKTEQSTLFDSEDLEE encoded by the coding sequence TTGTCTCAACAAGCACAAGAACTCTTTGAGAATTTTGACCAATTGACTCCATCAGAGTTCTTTAGAAAAAATAAACAGATGTTAGGATTTTCCGGTAAGATCAGATCACTTACTATTGTTTTCCACGAATTGATTACAAACAGTTTTGACGCTGCTGAGGAAGCAGGTATATTGCCGGAAATCAGAATTGATTTAAAGCAACTCGGAAAGGAACATTATCTTTTAAGACATTCAGATAATGGTCCAGGTATTCCTGAGGAATTTGTAACTCAAGTATACTGTCAGATGTTTGCAGGTTCCAAATTCAGAAACATTCAATCAAGAGGGCAACAAGGTTTAGGTTGTAGTGGTTGTGTGCTTTTATCCCAGATGACTACCGGTGAGTCCACCCATGTAATTTCCGGATGGAGAGAGGATGGTGAACTTAAAGGGGTCAAAATGGAATTTAAGATGGATGTAAAGAACAATGTCGGGGATGTTATCAAGACTGAGCATTTCACTCCTGAAAGCACTGGTGTCTGTATCCAGCTCCATTTCAAGGAAGTATCCTATTCATTGGCTGAACAGGGTGCATTCGAGTACATTCGTAGAACCATGATCGCTAACCCTCATGCAAAGATTACCTTTAGAGATCCGAAAGGACACAAATACATCTTTAAGAGAGCTGCAGAGATTGTTCCAGTCTTGCCTAAGGAAGTATTACCTCACCCTAAAGGTGTTACTGCAGATGACATTACTCACATTGCAAAGACCACAGATAAGAGAAACTTCAAAAGCATGTTGACCACTTCCTTATCAAGAATGTCTTCCAAGAAAATCAAAGAGCTTCAGGACATTACCGGAATTGACATGAAAAAACGTCCGAAAAACATGACTTGGGCTGAAGCTGAAGCTATTGTTGAAGCATTTGGAAAAATGAAATTCATGGCTCCTCCTACTTCCGGACTTATTCCTATTGGTGAAGAGCAAATTGAAAAGGGTATGAAATTGATATTGAAGCCTGAATTCATCACTACCATAACAAGAACACCAGTTACCTATAAAGGTGGTGTGGCATTCATTGTTGAAGCAGGTATTGCTTACGGTGGAGATGCCGGTAGAATTGTCAATGAACAAAGAAAATCTGAAATACTAAGGTTTGCAAACAGAGTTCCATTGACTTTCGATGCAGGAAGCTGTGCCATTACAGAGGCATTGAAATCCATTGACTGGAGAAGATACGGTCTTAGAGACTTGGACAACACTCCACTTACCTTATTTGTAAACATCATTTCAACACAAGTTCCTTACTTGTCTACAGGTAAGCAGAGTATTGCTCCAGAACCTGAAATCGTTCATGAAATCAGACAGGCTACCATGAAAATAGCAAGAAAACTTCAAAGACATATCAGATCCAAAAAGGCCGAAAAGGAAAAGGCAATGAGGTCCAAGATATTTGAAGACTATGTTCCTGTCATCATTGAAGAGGCAGCATCACTTGCTGAAACTGAGGTTCCTGATTACAAGCCGGTTCTCGCTAAAGTGACAAGAAGAGCATTGGCAGAATTGATGGGCGAAAAGGTTGAAGAAGAGATAGAAGAGGAAGACTACGTCGATTCCTTGCTTGAAGAGCTTGACGAATTCGGTCATGTGGTTGACAAGGAACATTCAAGCCGTAAGGATAGGGTTCAGGAATCTGACTTGGATGAAGCATTCCTGGATGATGAAAAACCTAGGAAGAAAAAATCCAAGAAAACCGAACAGTCTACATTGTTTGACTCAGAAGATTTGGAGGAATGA
- a CDS encoding TIM barrel protein: protein MRDKVIFGPAGKPIEFNGKAHESPEFLGPLGLYAFEYQSTYGVRIDESSALKLRESAEENGVLMSMHCPYYVNVCSKEEEKIDSTIDRLVQSAKVGEFMGAYRLVFHPGFYSGRKPEVCMDLAKKTYTRLLERCEEEGIENFTFAPETTGKRSQLGNIDEIIEMCANFDHFEPTIDFAHVHARGRGILNQKEDYNCIFSKLEDNLEIDRLHCHFTTIEYTDKGEKKHHTLAEDDEYGPHIKDLLLNLIENDWKATIICETPLIDQDALRMKQLYDSLI from the coding sequence ATGAGAGATAAAGTTATTTTTGGTCCAGCTGGAAAACCAATAGAGTTTAATGGAAAAGCACATGAATCTCCAGAATTCTTAGGGCCTTTAGGATTATATGCATTTGAATATCAATCCACTTATGGTGTAAGAATTGACGAATCTTCTGCTCTTAAACTTAGGGAATCTGCAGAGGAAAATGGAGTCTTAATGTCCATGCATTGTCCTTATTATGTAAATGTCTGTTCAAAAGAGGAAGAGAAAATTGACAGCACAATAGACAGATTGGTTCAATCTGCAAAGGTTGGAGAGTTCATGGGTGCTTATAGACTTGTATTCCATCCAGGATTCTATTCTGGCAGAAAACCAGAAGTATGTATGGATTTAGCTAAGAAAACTTACACAAGGCTTTTGGAAAGATGTGAAGAGGAAGGAATAGAAAACTTTACATTTGCACCTGAAACAACAGGTAAAAGATCCCAATTGGGAAACATTGATGAAATCATTGAAATGTGCGCAAACTTTGATCATTTCGAGCCAACCATTGACTTTGCCCATGTCCATGCAAGGGGAAGAGGAATTCTTAATCAAAAGGAAGATTACAATTGCATATTCTCAAAGCTTGAAGACAATCTGGAAATTGATAGATTGCATTGTCATTTCACCACTATTGAGTATACTGACAAGGGTGAGAAAAAGCACCACACTTTAGCTGAAGATGATGAATATGGTCCACACATTAAGGATTTGCTTTTGAATCTTATTGAAAACGATTGGAAAGCTACAATAATCTGTGAAACTCCTTTAATTGACCAGGATGCTTTGAGAATGAAACAGCTTTATGATAGTTTAATTTAA
- a CDS encoding DNA topoisomerase IV subunit A, whose product MAEETTTHKHTHKEQRRQYTFNKLKSFGQEIIEDVEKEKVPTLRIPSRGTGNIVYDPDKRYYILGDRYGRRSLGNVKQIRKLGQMVYVANFCKDLVLRDKTATIREMYYISEGWGIEFNNQQESNIVGEDLEVALGATREDLGLMPEEDGASVYGDITLLDGEFEINAARAGKSGYTISPTIDQVELLDCGADFVLAVETMGMFHRLVQEDAHNRFNCLIVGLKGQAARATRRFIKRVNEELGLPVYICNDGDPWGFHIGQVIISGSAKLAHVNHDLATPDAKFLGVTATDIIEYDLPTDPLKDIDVLRLKELSKDPRYQTDFWQTEIKKMLKIGKKAEQQSFSKYGLEYVVDTYFPEKLRQFGQL is encoded by the coding sequence ATGGCTGAAGAAACTACTACTCATAAACATACTCACAAAGAGCAAAGAAGACAATACACTTTCAATAAACTAAAATCTTTTGGTCAAGAGATCATTGAGGATGTTGAAAAGGAAAAGGTGCCTACCTTAAGAATTCCTTCTAGAGGTACCGGTAATATTGTTTATGACCCAGATAAACGTTATTATATTCTTGGAGACAGATATGGTAGAAGATCTCTTGGTAATGTAAAGCAAATCAGAAAATTAGGACAAATGGTTTATGTTGCTAATTTCTGTAAAGACTTGGTATTAAGGGATAAGACTGCAACTATCAGGGAAATGTATTATATCTCTGAAGGTTGGGGTATTGAATTCAATAACCAACAGGAATCCAACATCGTAGGTGAAGACTTGGAAGTTGCATTAGGTGCAACCCGTGAAGATTTAGGATTAATGCCTGAAGAAGACGGTGCATCCGTTTATGGAGATATCACCTTGCTTGATGGTGAGTTTGAAATCAATGCAGCAAGAGCAGGTAAATCCGGTTATACCATTTCACCAACTATTGACCAAGTTGAATTATTGGATTGTGGCGCTGACTTTGTGCTTGCAGTGGAAACCATGGGGATGTTCCACAGGTTAGTTCAAGAGGATGCTCATAATAGGTTCAATTGTTTGATTGTTGGTCTTAAAGGTCAAGCAGCTCGTGCTACAAGAAGATTTATTAAAAGGGTAAATGAAGAATTAGGCCTTCCAGTCTACATCTGTAACGACGGAGACCCTTGGGGATTCCACATCGGACAGGTAATCATTTCCGGAAGTGCAAAATTAGCTCATGTAAATCATGATTTGGCTACTCCTGATGCTAAGTTCTTGGGAGTAACTGCTACCGATATCATTGAATATGATCTTCCAACAGATCCATTGAAGGATATCGATGTATTAAGATTGAAAGAGCTTTCAAAAGACCCAAGGTATCAAACTGATTTCTGGCAAACCGAGATTAAGAAAATGCTTAAGATTGGTAAAAAGGCAGAACAGCAATCTTTCTCCAAATATGGTCTTGAATATGTAGTAGACACATATTTCCCAGAGAAATTACGTCAGTTTGGCCAATTATAA